From the genome of Deinococcus sp. AJ005, one region includes:
- a CDS encoding RNA polymerase sigma factor, with protein sequence MNDPPASNPFAVRPSVQDTPESSELHPTDLQLVRQAVRDDHAFEALVRRHAAGVHRLAAGMVGPGAADDVVQDVFIAVHKGLKGFRGDAAFSTWLHRITLNACHKALKGKGHPTVSFAQTPEPAAPHNPVQAGEQADLRARLAHALQTLPEDQCEAVSLRELSGLEYAEIAAITGAELGTVKSRINRGRAALREYLMKVGIVP encoded by the coding sequence ATGACCCCCCGGCCTCTAACCCATTCGCCGTCCGCCCGTCCGTACAGGACACGCCGGAATCTTCTGAGCTGCACCCCACCGATCTCCAGCTTGTCCGTCAGGCCGTGCGCGACGACCACGCCTTCGAGGCGCTGGTGAGGCGGCACGCGGCGGGCGTTCACCGGCTGGCTGCCGGAATGGTGGGGCCAGGGGCGGCGGACGATGTGGTACAGGACGTGTTCATCGCCGTCCACAAAGGGCTGAAGGGATTTCGGGGAGATGCGGCCTTCAGCACCTGGCTGCACCGGATCACGCTGAACGCCTGCCATAAAGCGCTGAAAGGCAAGGGCCACCCCACCGTTTCGTTTGCCCAGACTCCCGAACCCGCCGCCCCCCACAATCCCGTCCAGGCTGGGGAACAGGCCGATCTGCGCGCCCGACTGGCCCACGCCCTGCAAACCCTGCCCGAAGACCAGTGCGAGGCCGTTTCATTGCGCGAACTGTCGGGTCTGGAGTACGCCGAGATCGCCGCCATCACGGGGGCCGAACTGGGCACGGTCAAGAGCCGCATCAACCGGGGCCGCGCCGCACTGCGGGAATACCTGATGAAAGTGGGGATCGTGCCGTGA
- a CDS encoding transcriptional regulator — translation MLGLLALSGMAGASDMDDLLSALKQAQRLEARGVVEVTVLFPPRELPTKSAKALPRVPFRPGLLARNFGVSRATGEAVAGRPTTRFELTPNNTQAAHWTLWIDQEWNIPLGYQESFPDGTLARRAVFQKVNTQPARIQVSLPTPPEGLRAALLSALPGLRLSAGVQPTAVRSRPNGGLEISLTDGVNVFALVTSPRGVRSAPGIASRRVGTGFVWLVGNLPQSVLDQALAKVSRVNTAGLGTFLKVDASNAQNTPTLHKETP, via the coding sequence GTGCTGGGTCTCCTGGCCCTGTCTGGCATGGCAGGGGCCTCCGACATGGACGATCTGCTCTCGGCGCTGAAGCAGGCGCAGAGGCTGGAAGCGCGCGGCGTGGTAGAGGTCACGGTGCTGTTTCCGCCGCGCGAGTTGCCCACCAAATCAGCAAAAGCACTGCCGCGCGTGCCCTTTCGCCCCGGTCTGCTGGCACGCAATTTTGGCGTCAGCCGGGCCACCGGGGAAGCCGTAGCGGGCCGCCCCACCACCCGATTCGAGCTAACCCCGAACAACACGCAGGCCGCGCACTGGACCCTGTGGATCGATCAGGAGTGGAACATTCCGCTGGGCTACCAGGAAAGTTTCCCGGACGGTACCCTCGCCCGCCGCGCCGTGTTCCAGAAGGTGAATACGCAGCCTGCCCGGATTCAGGTTTCTCTGCCCACCCCTCCTGAGGGTCTGCGCGCCGCGCTCCTATCAGCCCTACCCGGCCTGCGCCTGTCCGCCGGGGTGCAACCGACGGCAGTCAGGAGCAGGCCGAACGGCGGACTGGAAATCAGTCTGACCGACGGCGTGAATGTCTTTGCCCTGGTCACCTCTCCCCGAGGCGTGCGCTCTGCGCCGGGCATCGCCTCACGCCGGGTGGGCACGGGCTTCGTATGGCTGGTGGGCAACCTGCCGCAAAGCGTTCTGGATCAGGCGCTGGCAAAGGTCAGCCGGGTCAATACGGCGGGGCTGGGAACTTTCCTGAAGGTGGACGCCTCTAACGCTCAGAACACCCCCACTTTGCACAAGGAGACCCCGTGA
- a CDS encoding DUF1800 family protein, with amino-acid sequence MSLPPYTQKLSPEDAAHFLRRTAFGATDAQIRALVGQDARAVAQAALKFDARTAPAHPVPGNPFDPSSGATPGAMLQLTRAAWLFELMYSPNPLREKLALTWSNHFVIGTEKVKNHPALSAYLGLLRKHAAAPSFEEFTLAVAQTPAMLHYLDNDKNRKGKPNENFARELMELFTLGIGAPGKPNYTEQDVHEGARALTGWSLEGGRGNPKNTYLEAVKASYNPKQHDDGPKTYLGQTGKLSFEDVIHTAATHPQTAVFVSRKLHRAFMADVPNEKGVQGSAETFQRTNGNIGAVLEELLSSAAFYAPQNREAIIRGPVDYIVGAVRTLGQPKLEVKQVLNLSQTAGKMGQTLLQPDTVKGWDGGREWINDSTLLTRMQVAAALSLGKAAPTLDSAPGDLALFGSENSPVQAALKGLNPKQRVYLALVSPEFQLA; translated from the coding sequence GTGAGCCTGCCCCCCTATACCCAGAAACTCAGCCCCGAAGACGCCGCGCATTTCCTGCGGCGCACCGCCTTCGGGGCCACCGACGCACAGATTCGCGCCCTGGTGGGCCAGGACGCCCGCGCCGTGGCCCAAGCTGCGCTGAAGTTCGATGCCCGCACCGCGCCTGCTCATCCTGTTCCGGGCAACCCTTTCGATCCCTCGTCCGGGGCCACGCCCGGCGCGATGCTGCAACTCACGCGCGCCGCGTGGCTGTTTGAACTGATGTACAGCCCGAATCCGCTGCGCGAGAAGCTGGCCCTGACCTGGAGTAACCACTTTGTCATCGGCACCGAGAAGGTCAAGAACCACCCGGCCCTTTCCGCCTATCTGGGGCTGCTGAGGAAGCACGCCGCCGCGCCCAGCTTCGAGGAGTTCACGCTGGCCGTCGCGCAGACCCCGGCCATGCTGCACTACCTGGACAACGACAAGAACAGGAAGGGCAAGCCCAACGAGAACTTTGCCCGCGAACTGATGGAACTGTTCACCCTGGGCATCGGTGCACCCGGCAAGCCCAATTACACCGAGCAGGATGTCCACGAGGGCGCGCGGGCGCTGACCGGCTGGTCCCTGGAGGGTGGGCGCGGTAACCCCAAAAACACCTATCTGGAAGCGGTTAAGGCCAGCTACAACCCCAAGCAGCACGACGACGGCCCGAAAACCTACCTGGGACAGACGGGCAAACTGAGCTTCGAGGACGTGATCCACACCGCCGCCACACACCCGCAGACCGCCGTCTTCGTGTCGCGCAAGCTGCACCGCGCCTTCATGGCTGACGTGCCCAACGAGAAAGGTGTGCAGGGCAGCGCCGAGACCTTCCAGCGGACGAACGGCAACATCGGCGCGGTGCTAGAGGAACTCCTCTCCAGCGCGGCCTTCTACGCCCCGCAAAACCGCGAGGCCATCATCCGGGGGCCAGTGGACTACATCGTGGGCGCAGTTCGCACGCTGGGGCAGCCGAAACTGGAGGTCAAGCAGGTGCTGAACCTGAGCCAGACCGCCGGGAAGATGGGCCAGACCCTGTTGCAACCCGACACGGTGAAGGGCTGGGACGGCGGGCGCGAGTGGATCAACGATTCCACCCTGCTGACACGCATGCAGGTGGCCGCCGCCCTCTCGCTGGGCAAGGCCGCCCCCACGCTGGACAGCGCCCCCGGCGATCTAGCCCTCTTCGGCAGCGAGAACAGTCCGGTGCAGGCGGCATTGAAAGGCTTGAATCCTAAACAACGGGTGTATCTGGCACTGGTCAGCCCCGAATTTCAACTGGCGTGA
- a CDS encoding DUF1501 domain-containing protein gives MPNRRDFLKLSALAVAATTGMPGFLARAAAQAGGDKTLVVIQLTGGNDGLNTLIPYSNGAYYAARPTIAIPKKDVLTLTPDLGMHPSLKPLMDLWDGGKLAWMENVGYPNPNRSHFASMAIWHTADPTQAQADGWIGRMAEKIGDPFCASNIGSSTPRALQADAFSLPSIDGIDGFQIKLPQGVDGAFEAMLSAPREGEADYLLRATRQMMKNTARVQQNVKKYKAGASYPDHKFGAQLRDTARLIAAGVGQRIIYLTLGSFDTHAGQRGEQDGLLGTLAGGLSAFYADLQKQGLADKVVVMGFSEFGRRVAENASAGTDHGQGSVMFALGNGVKGGIHGSSPDLEDLSMGDIKYRQDFRGVYAEGLQKWLNLDARSVLGGDFTGPGWVA, from the coding sequence ATGCCCAATAGACGTGATTTTCTGAAACTTTCCGCCCTGGCGGTGGCTGCCACCACGGGGATGCCCGGCTTTCTGGCGCGTGCGGCGGCGCAGGCGGGCGGCGACAAGACGCTGGTGGTGATCCAGTTGACGGGCGGCAACGATGGCCTGAACACCCTGATTCCCTACAGCAACGGCGCGTATTACGCCGCGCGGCCCACCATCGCCATTCCCAAAAAGGACGTGCTGACGCTGACGCCAGACCTGGGCATGCACCCTTCCCTCAAGCCGCTGATGGACCTGTGGGACGGCGGCAAGCTGGCCTGGATGGAAAACGTGGGCTACCCCAATCCCAACCGCTCACATTTCGCCAGCATGGCGATCTGGCACACCGCCGATCCCACGCAGGCGCAGGCCGACGGCTGGATCGGGCGAATGGCCGAGAAGATTGGGGACCCGTTCTGCGCCTCCAACATAGGCTCGTCCACACCACGCGCCCTTCAGGCCGACGCCTTCAGCCTGCCCAGTATCGACGGAATCGACGGTTTTCAGATCAAGCTGCCGCAGGGAGTGGACGGGGCTTTTGAAGCCATGCTCAGCGCCCCGCGCGAGGGCGAGGCCGATTACCTGCTGCGCGCCACCCGTCAGATGATGAAAAACACCGCACGGGTGCAGCAGAACGTCAAGAAGTACAAGGCGGGTGCGAGTTACCCGGACCACAAATTCGGCGCGCAACTGCGCGACACCGCCCGCCTGATCGCCGCCGGGGTGGGCCAACGCATCATCTACCTCACGCTGGGCAGTTTCGACACCCACGCCGGGCAGCGCGGCGAGCAGGACGGGTTGCTGGGCACGCTGGCGGGCGGCCTGAGCGCCTTTTACGCGGACCTTCAGAAGCAGGGGCTGGCTGACAAGGTGGTCGTGATGGGCTTTTCCGAGTTCGGGCGGCGGGTGGCCGAGAACGCCAGCGCCGGGACCGACCACGGCCAGGGCAGCGTGATGTTCGCACTTGGAAATGGCGTGAAGGGCGGCATCCACGGCAGCAGCCCGGACCTCGAAGACCTCTCGATGGGCGACATCAAATACCGCCAGGACTTCCGGGGGGTGTACGCTGAGGGCCTGCAAAAATGGCTGAATCTGGACGCCCGCAGCGTACTGGGCGGGGATTTCACGGGACCGGGATGGGTGGCCTGA
- a CDS encoding LacI family DNA-binding transcriptional regulator has translation MKTPTIQDVAQRAGVGVGTVSRVLNNHAAVKPTTRETVLKAIADLDYTPNPHARRIAGGKSYTISVLLPVLTTEFYARLLDGLETAFQEARYDVAIFPLLDRSRLERYLASHTLAYQADGLVMATYNLTKVFHERRLRTQQPTVLVDAYTDDADCSYMDNLAGGVLAGEYAATLPGTLYAIWVETELDQLFTTRVFEDRRTGFHQALAAAGRRVETEYTASFDTLAARNTAAALLDDVQRREGGLPCTVFASADLLAGALLDEARLRGLTPGQDVYIIGFDDQPWAAARGLTTLHQPVEAMGYEAAQLLLSRLSGYRGPARARRFQPHLIVRDSA, from the coding sequence ATGAAAACCCCCACCATTCAGGATGTCGCCCAGCGCGCTGGCGTGGGCGTCGGTACCGTGTCGCGGGTGCTGAACAACCATGCGGCGGTCAAACCCACGACGCGCGAGACCGTGCTGAAGGCCATCGCGGACCTCGACTACACGCCCAACCCCCACGCCCGGCGCATTGCGGGCGGCAAGAGCTACACCATCAGCGTGCTGCTGCCCGTGCTGACCACCGAGTTCTATGCCCGGCTGCTGGACGGCCTGGAAACGGCCTTTCAGGAAGCGCGCTACGACGTGGCCATCTTTCCGCTGCTGGACCGCTCGCGGCTGGAGCGCTATCTGGCCTCTCACACACTGGCGTATCAGGCCGATGGGCTGGTGATGGCAACCTACAACCTGACCAAAGTGTTCCACGAGCGCAGGCTGCGGACCCAGCAGCCCACCGTGCTGGTGGACGCCTACACCGACGACGCCGACTGCTCGTATATGGACAATCTGGCCGGGGGCGTGCTGGCCGGGGAATACGCCGCCACGCTGCCGGGAACGCTGTATGCCATCTGGGTAGAGACCGAACTGGACCAGCTCTTTACCACCCGCGTTTTCGAGGACCGCCGCACTGGCTTCCATCAGGCGCTGGCCGCTGCCGGGCGCAGGGTGGAGACCGAGTACACCGCCAGTTTCGACACGCTAGCCGCCCGCAACACCGCCGCCGCGCTACTGGACGATGTACAACGCAGGGAGGGTGGTCTGCCCTGCACAGTGTTTGCCTCTGCCGATCTGCTGGCCGGAGCGCTGCTGGACGAGGCGCGGCTGCGCGGGCTGACGCCGGGTCAGGACGTGTACATCATCGGTTTCGACGATCAGCCGTGGGCCGCCGCGCGCGGCCTGACCACCCTGCACCAGCCCGTGGAGGCGATGGGCTACGAGGCTGCCCAGCTTTTGCTGTCACGCCTGAGCGGCTACCGGGGGCCAGCGCGTGCCCGCCGTTTCCAGCCACACCTGATCGTGCGGGACAGCGCGTAG
- the dinB gene encoding DNA polymerase IV, with product MSATRKIIHVDMDAFYASVERRDDARLRGRPLAVAWGGRRSVVLTASYEARPYGVRSAMPLYRALERCPDLLVVPPRFEAYREVSTQIRAVFARYTAQIEPLSLDEAYLDVTVPLRGGPSATRIAQAIRADIRAETGLTATAGVSVNKFLAKLASGMNKPDGLTVLLPADVDGLLAALPVGDFHGVGPATAAKLAARGIHTGADLRAASPEALTAQFGRVGQHFWRIAHGLDDRPVESNRPHKSIGAEETYGDDLRGVAPVLERLPVLADAVERRLERAGLAGRTVVLKLKFSDRAIITRRVTLGAPVHLAPDLARAAAHSLTPELLSGRGVRLAGITAAGLCSLGELPAQPGLFD from the coding sequence ATGTCCGCCACGCGCAAGATCATTCATGTGGACATGGACGCCTTCTACGCCTCAGTGGAGAGGCGCGACGATGCGCGGTTGCGGGGGCGTCCGCTGGCGGTGGCCTGGGGTGGGCGGCGCAGCGTGGTATTAACCGCCAGTTATGAGGCGCGGCCCTATGGCGTCCGCAGTGCCATGCCGCTGTACCGGGCGTTGGAGCGCTGCCCAGACCTGCTGGTGGTCCCGCCCCGCTTCGAGGCGTACCGCGAGGTCAGCACCCAGATTCGCGCTGTATTTGCCCGCTATACCGCCCAGATCGAGCCGCTGTCGCTGGACGAGGCGTACCTGGATGTCACGGTCCCCCTGCGCGGCGGTCCCAGCGCCACCCGCATCGCGCAGGCCATTCGCGCCGACATCCGGGCCGAAACCGGGCTGACCGCCACTGCTGGGGTCAGTGTCAACAAGTTTCTCGCCAAGCTCGCCAGCGGCATGAACAAGCCTGACGGCCTGACCGTGCTGTTGCCTGCCGATGTGGACGGGCTGCTGGCAGCGCTGCCGGTGGGTGACTTTCACGGTGTCGGCCCGGCTACCGCCGCCAAACTGGCCGCGCGGGGAATCCACACTGGGGCGGATCTGCGTGCCGCCTCGCCGGAAGCGCTGACCGCCCAGTTCGGCAGGGTGGGGCAGCATTTCTGGCGCATCGCCCACGGTCTGGATGACCGTCCGGTGGAGTCAAACCGTCCCCACAAGAGCATCGGCGCGGAGGAAACCTACGGCGACGATCTGCGGGGGGTGGCCCCAGTGCTGGAGCGTCTGCCCGTGCTGGCGGACGCGGTGGAGCGGCGGCTGGAGCGGGCGGGGCTGGCCGGGCGCACGGTGGTGTTAAAACTCAAGTTCAGTGACCGGGCCATCATCACCCGCCGCGTCACCCTGGGTGCCCCCGTTCACCTAGCCCCCGATCTGGCCCGCGCCGCCGCACATTCGCTGACGCCGGAACTGCTGTCGGGCCGGGGCGTGCGGCTGGCCGGGATCACGGCGGCGGGCCTGTGCAGTTTGGGAGAACTCCCGGCGCAACCGGGACTGTTCGACTGA
- a CDS encoding helix-turn-helix transcriptional regulator, giving the protein MTGHMKIELAGLLRRHKITQKQLAQAARMRPATVNALYNARVERVELSTLVDLVIGLRRLGIQADVGDILQVIDVPDDAEEAARERALRLLGGEPWGLKVQGSAVLAPVSGPPIEDLLPEFLGPSL; this is encoded by the coding sequence GTGACTGGACACATGAAAATCGAGTTGGCAGGTTTACTCAGGCGGCACAAAATCACGCAAAAGCAACTGGCACAGGCGGCCAGGATGCGCCCGGCCACGGTCAATGCGCTGTACAACGCCCGTGTGGAACGGGTGGAACTGAGTACGCTGGTCGATCTGGTGATCGGTCTGCGGCGGCTGGGGATTCAGGCCGATGTCGGCGATATCCTTCAGGTGATCGATGTGCCAGATGACGCGGAAGAGGCCGCCCGTGAACGCGCCCTGAGGCTGCTGGGCGGCGAACCCTGGGGCCTGAAAGTTCAAGGCTCCGCCGTGCTGGCCCCGGTGAGCGGCCCACCTATTGAAGATCTGCTGCCGGAGTTTCTGGGACCATCGCTTTGA
- a CDS encoding type II toxin-antitoxin system VapC family toxin, protein MTLLYLDTSALARLYTDEPDHEKVRLAQVQASGDITHAITYVELHSALAGRRQRKAISERAYRAALQDIGRDWPTIRHISVDEQLLQDAAQLATSHTLRASDAVHLAAAQAIAPLGLQFMTFDLKLRVVAEQVLPGQVWQP, encoded by the coding sequence TTGACGTTGCTCTATCTGGATACCTCAGCCCTGGCCCGCCTCTATACCGACGAACCAGACCACGAGAAAGTCCGTCTGGCACAGGTGCAGGCCAGTGGAGACATCACCCATGCCATCACTTACGTGGAGTTGCACTCGGCACTGGCAGGACGCAGGCAGCGCAAGGCCATCAGTGAACGGGCCTACCGCGCGGCCCTGCAAGACATCGGGCGCGACTGGCCGACGATCCGGCACATCAGCGTGGACGAGCAACTGTTACAGGACGCTGCCCAGCTTGCCACCTCCCACACCCTGCGCGCCTCCGACGCCGTACATCTGGCCGCAGCTCAGGCCATCGCACCGCTGGGACTCCAGTTCATGACCTTTGATCTGAAACTGCGGGTTGTGGCTGAACAGGTCTTGCCGGGTCAGGTGTGGCAACCCTGA
- a CDS encoding PIN domain-containing protein, with amino-acid sequence MTGEPSPERQMLAELVQHGRVQMLGCIRQEVLQGIKRQEVFERIRQTLRPFADWPTSALEYELAAEFFNICRSNGIQGSNTDFLICACSVTSGLPVLTKDRDFARYAAYIPVTLVQV; translated from the coding sequence ATGACGGGCGAACCCTCCCCGGAACGCCAGATGCTGGCCGAACTGGTTCAGCATGGGCGGGTGCAGATGCTGGGCTGTATCCGTCAGGAAGTTCTGCAAGGCATCAAACGGCAGGAGGTCTTTGAACGCATTCGCCAGACGCTCCGGCCCTTTGCCGACTGGCCGACATCGGCACTGGAATACGAACTGGCCGCAGAGTTTTTCAACATCTGCCGAAGCAATGGGATTCAGGGCAGCAACACCGACTTTCTGATCTGTGCGTGCAGCGTGACCTCCGGCCTGCCTGTACTGACCAAAGACAGGGATTTTGCCCGGTATGCCGCATATATTCCGGTGACACTCGTACAGGTTTAG
- a CDS encoding type II toxin-antitoxin system VapB family antitoxin produces the protein MATNLQIDPQLLERALQVGGKRTKRETVNEALTEYIQRREQLKILDLFGTVDPQDMLSDEELREQRKRA, from the coding sequence ATGGCGACGAATCTTCAGATTGATCCGCAACTGCTGGAACGCGCCCTCCAGGTGGGCGGCAAACGCACCAAGCGCGAGACGGTGAATGAGGCGCTGACCGAATACATCCAGCGCCGGGAACAGCTTAAAATCCTTGACCTGTTCGGCACGGTAGACCCGCAAGACATGCTCAGCGACGAGGAATTGCGCGAACAACGCAAACGCGCTTGA
- a CDS encoding PIN domain-containing protein yields the protein MLLDASALLAYLLKEEGGAEVLDIVSRIPCQVSSVTMTEVQGKLVGRGELTPTQVQMKLGPLMGFLREIPFDPACREKAAFYYARKSPYDLSLGDACCLGTAEALGMDVLTAERGWAVIPDLPFQVQLIR from the coding sequence ATGCTTCTGGATGCCAGTGCGCTCCTGGCTTACCTGCTTAAAGAAGAGGGTGGCGCGGAAGTGCTGGACATCGTGTCCCGCATACCCTGTCAGGTCAGTAGCGTGACCATGACCGAAGTCCAGGGAAAGCTGGTGGGACGCGGCGAATTAACCCCAACTCAGGTGCAAATGAAGCTCGGTCCTCTGATGGGTTTCCTGCGAGAAATTCCCTTTGACCCAGCTTGCCGCGAAAAAGCCGCGTTCTACTACGCCCGCAAATCACCGTATGACCTTAGCCTGGGCGACGCCTGCTGTCTGGGAACGGCGGAGGCGCTGGGCATGGACGTCCTGACGGCGGAGCGCGGCTGGGCCGTGATTCCAGACCTGCCATTCCAGGTGCAATTGATTCGGTAG
- a CDS encoding AbrB/MazE/SpoVT family DNA-binding domain-containing protein, producing MTSTHAYHLKVQAQGRVVVPVDVRAELGVQEGDDLILLREEHGFRLTSRRALALELYGSLKSPPGVDLTQELLDDRRAEAAKKGW from the coding sequence ATGACTTCTACTCATGCCTACCATCTAAAAGTGCAGGCGCAGGGGCGCGTTGTCGTGCCAGTGGACGTTCGCGCAGAACTGGGTGTCCAGGAAGGCGATGACCTGATCCTGCTCAGAGAGGAACACGGCTTCCGGCTAACCAGTCGCCGGGCGCTGGCACTGGAGTTGTACGGCAGCCTCAAAAGTCCTCCTGGGGTGGATCTGACTCAGGAACTTCTGGATGACCGCCGCGCCGAAGCTGCGAAGAAGGGCTGGTAA
- a CDS encoding DGQHR domain-containing protein, producing the protein MLLYPDNIKSIEFPAIEISQPIGSFFIAAIPAQQLYSISYADVRRIEGEERGFETYLGIQRPLSNKRVKEIKQYVETIDASFPTSIIIAINGNCAKFLDGLMTLSSYEGDSDTSEIHFNQIARIIDGQHRLAGLEGYSGAEFMIPVTIFIDMDVADQAYVFSTVNLAQTKVNKSLAYDLFDYATQRSPQKAAHNIVVALNSDPESPFFRRVKRLGSATDGNFIETLTQAAFVENILKYITRNPLKDRDDLKRGKKLKFDPSKDHDLIFRELFIEQKDFVIAEIINNYFSSIRERYPEAWNDISRGAVLSKTNAFMAFMRFLPEALEVLGLSSRNLIDVKLAPRIAEFSTLLSNLTLDDADFTVETFKPGSSGSALLYRTLKDQVLRSNTR; encoded by the coding sequence ATGCTTCTCTACCCCGACAACATAAAATCAATTGAATTTCCCGCTATTGAAATAAGTCAGCCAATAGGAAGTTTTTTTATCGCAGCTATCCCAGCACAGCAATTATACTCAATATCATACGCTGATGTTAGGCGCATAGAGGGAGAAGAAAGGGGTTTTGAAACCTATTTAGGAATTCAACGCCCACTAAGCAATAAACGAGTAAAGGAAATTAAGCAATATGTAGAAACTATTGATGCATCATTTCCAACATCAATAATTATAGCCATAAATGGCAACTGTGCGAAATTTTTAGATGGCTTAATGACATTATCAAGTTATGAAGGAGATAGTGATACTAGTGAAATACATTTCAACCAAATAGCAAGAATTATTGATGGTCAGCATCGCTTGGCCGGGCTGGAAGGGTATAGCGGAGCTGAATTTATGATACCCGTTACAATATTTATAGACATGGATGTTGCTGATCAAGCATATGTTTTTTCGACTGTTAATCTAGCACAGACAAAAGTAAATAAAAGCCTAGCATATGACTTATTTGATTACGCAACGCAAAGAAGTCCACAAAAAGCAGCTCACAATATTGTTGTCGCGTTAAATTCTGATCCAGAGTCGCCTTTCTTTAGAAGAGTAAAAAGATTAGGCTCTGCGACAGATGGAAATTTTATTGAAACTCTTACGCAAGCAGCTTTTGTCGAAAATATTCTCAAATATATTACTCGTAATCCATTAAAAGATAGAGATGATCTTAAACGTGGGAAAAAATTAAAATTTGATCCGTCAAAAGATCATGATCTTATATTTCGAGAATTATTTATAGAGCAAAAGGACTTTGTGATTGCCGAAATTATCAACAACTACTTCAGCTCAATTAGGGAAAGGTATCCCGAGGCCTGGAATGACATTTCTAGGGGAGCAGTTTTGAGTAAAACTAATGCTTTTATGGCATTTATGCGATTCTTGCCAGAGGCTCTGGAGGTTTTAGGTTTATCATCTAGAAATCTGATTGACGTGAAACTGGCTCCAAGAATAGCCGAATTTTCCACCTTGCTCTCGAATTTAACTTTAGATGACGCCGATTTTACGGTAGAAACTTTCAAGCCTGGCTCGAGTGGATCAGCCTTACTATACAGAACGCTTAAGGATCAGGTTTTAAGGTCAAATACCAGATAA
- a CDS encoding Dam family site-specific DNA-(adenine-N6)-methyltransferase gives MTPFLKWAGGKSWLVNNINVQFPTKFGKYIEPFLGSGAVFFDIKPKSGIISDLNGDLIDSYTAIRSDYKSVEEILKYHHHMHSKDYYYMMRATKPTEKYSKAAWFIYLNRTCWNGLYRVNLKGEFNVPIGTKTSVIMRKDNFKAVSEILGAVDIVKQDFSHSLSLADNGDLIFVDPPYHNSSLSTKFVKYQDTIFGWDEHFRLRSQLIEARLKGAHVIMTHSVTESIEYLYKDIADIKLVSRRDTLAASSDFRGRYMEMVIIFK, from the coding sequence GTGACGCCTTTTTTGAAATGGGCTGGCGGGAAAAGTTGGCTCGTTAATAATATAAATGTACAATTTCCTACAAAGTTCGGTAAATATATTGAACCATTTTTAGGAAGTGGAGCAGTATTTTTTGATATTAAACCTAAATCGGGAATAATCTCCGATTTAAATGGAGATCTAATTGACTCATATACTGCAATTAGATCAGATTATAAATCTGTTGAAGAAATTTTAAAATATCACCATCATATGCATTCAAAAGACTATTATTATATGATGAGAGCAACTAAACCTACGGAAAAGTATTCCAAAGCCGCTTGGTTTATATACCTAAACAGAACTTGCTGGAACGGCTTGTATAGAGTCAATCTAAAGGGAGAATTTAACGTACCTATAGGTACTAAAACATCCGTAATAATGAGGAAAGACAATTTTAAGGCGGTTAGTGAAATTTTAGGAGCAGTCGATATAGTTAAACAAGATTTTAGCCACAGTCTATCTTTAGCAGACAATGGTGATTTGATCTTTGTTGACCCCCCATATCATAACTCCTCTCTTAGTACTAAGTTTGTTAAGTACCAAGATACTATATTTGGGTGGGATGAACATTTTAGACTGCGGAGTCAATTAATTGAAGCTAGACTAAAAGGCGCTCATGTTATTATGACTCACTCAGTTACAGAATCTATAGAATATTTATACAAAGATATAGCCGATATAAAGCTCGTTAGCAGAAGAGATACACTGGCAGCTAGTTCAGATTTTCGGGGACGTTACATGGAGATGGTCATTATTTTCAAATAA